Proteins encoded together in one Streptomyces sp. NA04227 window:
- the pafA gene encoding Pup--protein ligase, whose amino-acid sequence MDRRIFGLENEYGVTCTFRGQRRLSPDEVARYLFRRVVSWGRSSNVFLRNGARLYLDVGSHPEYATPECDNVTELVTHDKAGERILEGLLVDAERRLHEEGIAGDVYLFKNNTDSAGNSYGCHENYLVARHGEFSRLADILIPFLVTRQLICGAGKVLQTPRGAVYCVSQRAEHIWEGVSSATTRSRPIINTRDEPHADAERYRRLHVIVGDSNMSETTMLLKVGATDLVLRMIEAGTVMRDLTLENPIRAIREVSHDITGRRKVRLASGREASALEIQREYFEKAADFCDRRGIRTGLVAQVLELWERSLDAIEQEDLDRIDTEIDWVMKYKLIERYRAKHNMTMSHPRIAQIDLAYHDIHRRRGLYYLLEKKGQAARICSDLKIFEGKSVPPQTTRARLRGDFIRRAQEQRRDFTVDWVHLKLNDQAQRTVLCKDPFRSVDDRVEKLIAGM is encoded by the coding sequence ATGGACCGCCGCATTTTCGGGCTGGAGAACGAGTACGGCGTCACATGTACGTTCAGGGGACAGCGCCGCCTGTCTCCTGACGAGGTGGCGCGGTACCTCTTCCGCCGTGTCGTGTCATGGGGCCGCAGCAGCAATGTGTTTCTGCGCAACGGCGCCCGCCTGTACCTCGATGTGGGTTCGCACCCGGAATACGCAACACCGGAATGCGACAACGTGACGGAACTGGTCACCCACGACAAGGCAGGCGAGCGCATTCTTGAAGGCCTGCTCGTCGATGCCGAACGCCGCCTGCACGAGGAGGGAATCGCGGGCGACGTCTATCTCTTCAAGAACAACACCGATTCGGCGGGAAACTCCTACGGCTGCCACGAGAACTATCTCGTCGCGCGGCACGGTGAGTTCTCGCGGCTCGCGGACATCCTCATTCCCTTCCTTGTCACCCGTCAGCTCATCTGCGGCGCGGGCAAGGTATTGCAGACGCCGCGGGGCGCGGTCTACTGCGTGAGCCAGCGGGCCGAACACATCTGGGAGGGCGTCAGCTCCGCGACCACGCGCTCCCGTCCGATCATCAACACCCGCGACGAGCCGCACGCCGACGCCGAGCGCTACCGCAGGCTCCACGTCATCGTGGGCGACTCCAACATGTCCGAGACGACCATGCTGCTCAAGGTCGGCGCCACCGACCTCGTGCTGCGCATGATCGAGGCGGGCACCGTCATGCGCGACCTCACCCTGGAGAACCCGATCCGGGCCATCCGCGAGGTCAGCCACGACATCACCGGGCGCCGCAAGGTCCGTCTGGCCAGTGGCCGCGAGGCCTCCGCCCTGGAGATACAGCGCGAGTACTTCGAGAAGGCCGCCGACTTCTGCGACCGGCGCGGGATCCGTACCGGTCTGGTGGCGCAGGTTCTCGAACTGTGGGAGCGCTCCCTCGACGCGATCGAGCAGGAGGACCTCGACCGCATCGACACCGAGATCGACTGGGTCATGAAGTACAAGCTCATCGAGCGGTACCGGGCCAAGCACAACATGACCATGTCGCATCCGCGGATCGCGCAGATAGACCTCGCCTACCACGACATCCACCGTCGTCGTGGTCTCTACTACCTGCTGGAGAAGAAGGGTCAGGCCGCGCGTATCTGCAGTGACCTGAAGATCTTCGAAGGCAAGTCGGTGCCCCCGCAGACCACGCGGGCCCGGCTGCGCGGCGACTTCATCCGCCGTGCCCAGGAGCAGCGCAGGGACTTCACGGTCGACTGGGTGCACCTCAAGCTCAACGACCAGGCGCAGCGCACCGTGCTGTGCAAGGACCCGTTCCGTTCCGTGGACGACAGGGTCGAAAAACTGATCGCCGGTATGTGA
- a CDS encoding MFS transporter: protein MAAGYLEILRARHAARLLAGTLVGRLPNATAALAIVLFVRAEGGSYSLAGALAAVYGVANAVGQPVLGRLVDLHGQPRVQLSAAFASALAMVAFAFTGPSMPAGAYPAVALAGLFTPPLEGGLRALWSDVLDREEQVHTAYAMDAVAQEVMFTVGPLLVTLFAAVWSAQYALVLLSVIGVLGALWVVTSKPSRSWRSAPREAHWLGALRSPGLIALLGALLFVGMALGSIAVAGVAYADDNGGDAVYGWLMAGIGLGALIGGSVYGARQWSGPPHRRLAVLVALLALCYVPLVLTPGAVAMTLLSVLAGVFLAPCIACAFVLVDRHAPRGTVTEAFSWLVTTFTVGTSVGTAAAGPVVEWSGVRGGFTVPAVVGALALLVVLATSRVLSTSAPTALVARGSENDRNGAVEPGFSTRHQA, encoded by the coding sequence ATGGCGGCGGGGTACCTGGAGATCCTCAGGGCGCGGCATGCCGCCCGGCTCCTGGCGGGAACGCTGGTCGGGCGGCTGCCCAACGCGACCGCGGCCCTCGCGATCGTGCTGTTCGTGCGTGCCGAGGGCGGCAGTTACAGCCTGGCCGGGGCGCTGGCCGCGGTGTACGGCGTCGCGAACGCCGTCGGACAGCCGGTGCTCGGCAGGCTGGTCGACCTGCACGGGCAGCCCCGGGTGCAGTTGTCCGCGGCCTTCGCCTCCGCCCTCGCCATGGTCGCCTTCGCCTTCACCGGCCCCTCGATGCCGGCCGGGGCGTATCCGGCGGTGGCCCTCGCGGGCCTGTTCACGCCGCCTCTGGAAGGCGGCCTGCGGGCGCTGTGGTCCGATGTGCTCGACCGTGAGGAACAGGTGCACACGGCCTATGCGATGGATGCCGTCGCCCAGGAAGTGATGTTCACCGTCGGGCCGTTGCTGGTCACGTTGTTCGCCGCGGTGTGGTCGGCGCAGTACGCCCTGGTGCTGTTGAGCGTCATCGGTGTGCTCGGCGCGCTCTGGGTCGTCACCTCGAAGCCCTCCCGGAGCTGGCGCTCCGCGCCGCGCGAGGCGCACTGGCTGGGCGCGCTGCGCTCTCCCGGCCTGATCGCCCTGCTCGGCGCACTGTTGTTCGTGGGCATGGCGCTCGGCTCGATCGCGGTGGCCGGGGTCGCCTACGCCGACGACAACGGGGGCGACGCGGTGTACGGCTGGCTCATGGCGGGCATCGGCCTGGGCGCGCTGATCGGCGGTTCGGTGTACGGGGCCCGGCAGTGGAGCGGGCCGCCGCACCGCCGTCTGGCCGTCCTGGTCGCCCTGCTCGCGCTCTGCTACGTCCCGCTCGTACTGACACCCGGGGCGGTGGCGATGACGCTGCTCTCGGTCCTGGCCGGAGTCTTCCTCGCGCCGTGCATCGCCTGTGCCTTCGTGCTGGTGGACCGCCACGCGCCGCGCGGGACGGTCACCGAGGCGTTCTCGTGGCTGGTGACGACGTTCACGGTGGGCACCTCGGTGGGTACGGCGGCGGCCGGGCCGGTGGTCGAATGGAGCGGTGTGCGCGGGGGTTTCACGGTTCCGGCGGTGGTGGGAGCCCTTGCCCTGCTTGTCGTACTGGCGACTTCGCGGGTGCTCTCGACGTCCGCGCCGACGGCACTTGTCGCACGCGGTTCGGAAAATGATCGAAACGGTGCCGTCGAACCCGGTTTCAGTACACGCCATCAGGCGTAA
- a CDS encoding LacI family DNA-binding transcriptional regulator codes for MAREAGVSQAAVSLVLGDKWRGRVSEATAERVRTAVRELGYRPNLAARNLRLGRTRTVLLVVPALTNEFFARLHSGAAAVAAEHGTGVVLYPSGGIGPARDPFDSARASLDGVIASSMAAEALAAIRGDELPLVMLDSDPGDAAESAEPAASTGGSASDRAGGPDQTGPTATHEAGTARGAATVNLDLADGVRQLTEHLLGLGHRDFLHLAADVDSWTFAVRAEALATYLRPAGARLRTVRTALSVRDAHVAAQSALASGPRPTALVCDDDIMAAGACKAARRLGLRVPEDLSVTGFDDLTLATAVEPELTTVRLPAEDFGAAGMRTLLAVLDGRSPAPAPLPVRLIVRGSTGPAAVRAD; via the coding sequence GTGGCACGGGAGGCCGGCGTCTCGCAGGCCGCGGTCTCGCTGGTGCTCGGCGACAAGTGGCGGGGCCGCGTCTCCGAGGCCACCGCCGAGCGCGTACGCACCGCCGTACGCGAACTCGGCTACCGCCCCAACCTCGCCGCCCGCAACCTCCGGCTCGGCCGCACCCGCACCGTGCTCCTCGTGGTCCCCGCCCTCACCAACGAGTTCTTCGCACGGCTCCACTCGGGCGCCGCCGCCGTGGCCGCCGAGCACGGAACCGGCGTCGTCCTCTACCCCTCCGGCGGCATCGGCCCCGCACGGGACCCCTTCGACTCCGCGCGCGCCTCCCTCGACGGCGTCATCGCCTCCTCCATGGCCGCCGAGGCCCTCGCCGCCATCCGCGGCGACGAACTGCCCCTCGTCATGCTCGACAGCGACCCCGGAGACGCCGCGGAGAGCGCCGAGCCCGCCGCGAGTACGGGGGGCTCCGCGAGCGATCGGGCCGGTGGCCCCGACCAGACCGGCCCGACGGCCACCCACGAGGCAGGTACCGCCCGCGGCGCCGCCACCGTCAACCTCGATCTCGCCGACGGCGTACGGCAGTTGACGGAACATCTGCTCGGCCTCGGCCACCGCGACTTCCTGCACCTGGCCGCGGACGTCGACTCCTGGACCTTCGCCGTACGCGCCGAAGCCCTCGCCACGTACCTGCGCCCGGCCGGAGCCCGGCTGCGCACCGTCCGCACCGCACTCTCCGTACGGGACGCGCACGTCGCCGCACAGTCCGCGCTCGCCTCCGGCCCCCGCCCCACCGCCCTGGTCTGCGACGACGACATCATGGCCGCCGGAGCCTGCAAGGCCGCCCGCCGCCTCGGTCTGCGCGTACCCGAGGACCTCTCCGTCACCGGCTTCGACGACCTGACACTGGCCACCGCCGTCGAGCCCGAACTCACCACCGTCCGCCTGCCCGCCGAGGACTTCGGCGCGGCGGGCATGCGCACCCTGCTCGCCGTACTCGACGGACGCTCCCCCGCCCCCGCGCC